The nucleotide window CCTGACCCGATAGGGCCGATCGCGGTAAAAGGTGCAGAAGGTGCAGGTATTGAAAGGGCAGCCTTCGGCCGCCTGAAGCACCAGGGCCAGATATTGGTCCGGCGGCAGGATGCCGATGGGCCGATACACCTGCGCAAAGCGTTGAGCGTCGGCCTGGGCGTCGAACGCCAGTGCGCGCTGAAGGGTGCGTTGGCCCAGGGGCGAGAGAGGAGGGTGGAGGTGGGCCTCTCCGTTCTGCAACGCCTGAGCCAGGTCACGCAACAGTTGGCGGGCGCGTTCCTCAATGGCGTGGGTTTCAGGCGGATGCAGCCAGCGCCGTTGGCGGGGCTGGCCCGGGGGGCGCCACTTAGCCAGCATGCGCCCGTCCAAGGCACGGCGGTAGGTCACGCCCTCGAAGAGGACCGACCAGAGGCGGCCGGCGTGGTCGTAACTGACCACCTGCACGGCTTCTCCCGGCGGACTCACCTCCACGGTGAAACTGCCGGGCTTGACGCTCACGGCCAGCCGCCGCTCGCCCCAGGTTCCGGTGCTTACCATGGAGGTATTGTACTACGGACGGTCACGCTACGGCGACGCTGCGAGCCTGCAGCCAGGAGCGGGCAGGCTCTTCGTAAAAGGCGATGAAGCGCCCGCTCCATTCCCGGGGCGCGGCCAGGGCGATGTGGGCCACGGTGCGCCCCACCCCCTCGGGGTCATGCAGCCGCCCCTGGGTTTTGTACCCGACGAAACGCTGGTGAAGTTCCGGGGGCATGACGCGCTGGCCCTGCTCGCGGATGAAGGTCTGCATATCGGTATCCACCACGCCGGGGCGGAAGGCCAGGGTGGTGACCTGGGGCTCCTCCACGGCCAGCACGGCGGCCAGATGGTTCAGGGCGGCTTTGGCGGTGCAGTAGGCGCCCCAGGTGGGGTAAGGGTGCACCGCCGCGCCGCTGGAGATGAGCACCAGGCGGCCTTGCGCTTCCCGCAGGAGGGGCAGGGCGGCGCGTGCCAGGCTGACCGCGCCAAAGAAGTTGACCGCCCAGTTGGCCTGCCAGGCTTCCAGGTCGGCCTGGGCCACGGGGGCGAGCGGGGCCAGCACGCCGGCGTTGTGCACCACGGCGTCGATGCGGCCATAGTGGCGTTGGGCCGCCTCGACCATGCGCCGGGCCGTCTCCGGCTGGCCGATGTCGCCGGGGACGATCTGGACATTCACCCCGCGCTGGTGCGCCTCGGCAGCCACGGCCTGCAATTTTTCCTCCGAACGGGCGTTGAGCACCAGTTGGGCACCTAACTCGGCGGCGGCCAGGGCGATGCCGCGCCCCAGGCCCCGTGAGGCGCCGGTGAGCAACAGGACGGGCGGAGTTCCCATGGGTCTGTTCCTCCTGTCTGGGAGAAGGTTTCCTCGGGCGGGCACGGTCTGGTGGGTGCGGTGCGGCCAGAGGGATCCGGCAAAGCGCTTTTGGAGGGGAGGTTCAGGCCCGCAGGATGCGGTCCTTTCACACGTTCTCCCCTCCGCGCCGGTAACGGTAAAAAGGAAAGCAGGGCCAGGTAAGTGAAGGCGGTGATGATCAGGGGGTGTCCCATTGGTGGTCGTCTTCCCGGCCAAAC belongs to Anaerolineae bacterium and includes:
- a CDS encoding SDR family NAD(P)-dependent oxidoreductase, whose product is MGTPPVLLLTGASRGLGRGIALAAAELGAQLVLNARSEEKLQAVAAEAHQRGVNVQIVPGDIGQPETARRMVEAAQRHYGRIDAVVHNAGVLAPLAPVAQADLEAWQANWAVNFFGAVSLARAALPLLREAQGRLVLISSGAAVHPYPTWGAYCTAKAALNHLAAVLAVEEPQVTTLAFRPGVVDTDMQTFIREQGQRVMPPELHQRFVGYKTQGRLHDPEGVGRTVAHIALAAPREWSGRFIAFYEEPARSWLQARSVAVA